The following are encoded together in the Arenicella xantha genome:
- a CDS encoding formyltransferase family protein, producing the protein MNIIFITGNHPRHKYIARRIAETGHLSTVISEVRENHVPAPPTGLSEHAESLFSMHFQKRQEAESKFFEDKDWPDCRVVEITREQLNGPIVKSILSENPVDLLLSYGCHRLDDPTLDLVVGERWNIHGGLSPWYRGAITHFWPSYFLEPQMTGMTIHELTKELDAGAVVHQAAADLVRGDGVHDLACRAVLKVGEELPTVISLLRGSSVPLIKKHHSTSGKLWLVNDWRPEHLQLIYETYGDKVVDQYLDGAFQNREPKLFRQF; encoded by the coding sequence ATGAATATCATATTTATTACGGGCAATCACCCGCGTCATAAGTACATAGCAAGAAGAATTGCTGAGACTGGACATCTTTCCACTGTTATTAGCGAGGTGCGTGAGAATCATGTGCCAGCCCCGCCGACCGGTTTGTCAGAGCATGCTGAGTCCTTGTTCAGTATGCATTTTCAAAAGCGTCAAGAAGCCGAGTCGAAGTTTTTCGAAGATAAAGATTGGCCGGATTGCAGGGTTGTTGAGATTACTCGCGAACAGCTAAACGGCCCTATCGTTAAGTCGATCTTATCCGAAAATCCAGTTGACTTGCTTTTAAGCTATGGGTGCCACAGGCTCGATGATCCTACTTTAGATTTGGTGGTAGGCGAGAGATGGAATATTCATGGTGGTTTGTCGCCTTGGTATAGAGGGGCGATCACACATTTTTGGCCCAGTTATTTTCTGGAACCTCAAATGACTGGTATGACTATTCACGAATTGACAAAGGAATTAGATGCTGGGGCCGTGGTTCATCAAGCTGCTGCCGACTTGGTTCGTGGTGACGGTGTACATGATTTGGCTTGTCGCGCGGTTTTAAAGGTTGGTGAAGAGCTGCCTACGGTAATCAGTTTGTTGCGTGGATCCTCTGTTCCCCTGATTAAGAAGCATCATAGTACTAGTGGCAAACTTTGGTTGGTTAATGACTGGAGGCCGGAGCACTTGCAGTTGATCTACGAGACTTATGGAGACAAGGTTGTCGACCAGTATCTCGATGGAGCATTTCAAAATAGAGAACCGAAGCTATTTAGGCAGTTTTAG
- a CDS encoding NADPH-dependent FMN reductase, which produces MKLLALAGSLRKRSYNRVALEALRELAPNNLEIVIGDISRLPLFNPDLDDQVIDALVNINVQLADSAGLIIASPEYAHGISGPMKNALDWLVSGVEFPGKPIMLVNTSPRASHALASLREVLVTMSGSVIEDACVDIPLLGSELDMQGVLQDQVLSDALKNALDRFHKRLSVTN; this is translated from the coding sequence ATGAAGTTGTTGGCTCTTGCAGGAAGTTTGCGGAAACGATCGTACAACCGAGTCGCGCTCGAGGCACTGAGGGAGTTGGCGCCCAATAATCTAGAAATAGTGATCGGAGACATAAGCCGGTTGCCGCTTTTCAATCCTGATTTGGATGATCAGGTCATAGATGCCTTGGTTAACATTAACGTTCAGTTGGCTGATTCTGCGGGCTTGATTATAGCTAGTCCAGAATACGCTCATGGTATAAGTGGTCCAATGAAGAATGCGTTGGACTGGTTGGTCAGCGGAGTCGAATTTCCCGGCAAACCGATCATGCTTGTCAATACGTCACCGCGCGCATCTCATGCTTTAGCGTCTTTGAGAGAAGTGCTTGTGACGATGTCTGGTAGCGTTATTGAGGACGCTTGTGTGGACATTCCGCTATTAGGTAGCGAGCTTGATATGCAAGGCGTTCTTCAAGATCAGGTGTTGTCGGATGCTCTTAAAAACGCCTTAGATAGGTTCCATAAACGACTCTCTGTGACTAATTAG
- a CDS encoding exopolysaccharide biosynthesis polyprenyl glycosylphosphotransferase has product MRTISTPYYKTLDLFAIIFAAVLAYWLRFGEFRLATDYILPTTIYALSASYSLAISGFYGDTNSGLSSRKLTAVISAIAIAVLITTTMMYLTKTGQSFSRIWFIGTVAISLSAILSSRLILARMFSTSLGRQAIVIIGGNQTAIKAEEKLSSQAAANQGITLLRRFDVLKESDPKDAIRKSVDFIREHSSHSKRSIPVSEVWLTADVFSNQPIAEFELLISDVSATVVYIPEMPLLAGFDIRKVDSVMGVPTLNSGHRKSRKVNIFFKYLEDKVGATILLLAALPVMTIIAILIKLDSKGPTLFTQPRHGFAGKKFNVFKFRTMYFSGGNEVFRQAVTDDARITKFGKWLRRTSLDELPQLINVLNGTMSLVGPRPHPVELNHDFRHKIDQYMARHSVKPGITGLAQVNGYRGETSTQEMMENRIKCDLDYVQNWSVLLDIKILFATIKHILVTDKAV; this is encoded by the coding sequence ATGCGAACAATAAGCACCCCCTATTATAAGACGCTAGACCTTTTCGCCATTATATTTGCAGCGGTATTAGCTTATTGGCTTAGGTTTGGCGAATTTAGGCTAGCGACAGACTACATACTCCCAACAACAATATATGCGCTGTCTGCATCGTACTCATTAGCAATATCCGGCTTTTATGGTGACACAAACTCAGGACTATCATCACGGAAACTAACTGCAGTAATTAGCGCAATAGCCATCGCAGTGTTGATCACCACCACTATGATGTATCTCACTAAAACGGGGCAATCCTTTTCAAGGATATGGTTTATTGGCACCGTCGCAATCTCTCTCTCTGCCATCTTATCCTCTAGACTTATTTTAGCTCGCATGTTTTCTACGTCATTAGGAAGACAAGCTATTGTTATTATTGGTGGTAATCAAACCGCCATCAAAGCTGAAGAAAAATTATCCAGTCAGGCTGCAGCTAACCAAGGCATTACGCTGCTACGGCGCTTTGACGTCCTCAAAGAATCAGACCCCAAGGATGCTATAAGGAAATCAGTAGATTTTATCCGTGAGCACTCAAGTCACTCTAAAAGGTCGATTCCTGTATCGGAAGTCTGGTTGACCGCTGATGTATTTAGCAATCAGCCTATTGCCGAATTCGAGCTACTAATCAGCGACGTCTCAGCGACGGTTGTTTACATCCCAGAGATGCCTCTATTGGCAGGGTTCGACATTCGCAAGGTGGATTCAGTGATGGGGGTTCCAACTTTAAACTCCGGTCATCGGAAATCGCGAAAAGTGAATATTTTCTTCAAATACCTCGAGGATAAGGTTGGTGCAACTATACTCTTATTGGCAGCACTGCCAGTAATGACGATCATCGCCATACTAATAAAATTGGATTCCAAAGGCCCCACGCTATTTACTCAGCCTCGTCACGGGTTTGCGGGCAAAAAGTTTAATGTATTCAAATTCAGAACTATGTATTTTAGCGGTGGAAATGAAGTATTCAGACAAGCAGTGACAGACGATGCTCGTATCACGAAGTTTGGGAAATGGTTAAGACGAACATCACTTGACGAGCTCCCCCAATTAATTAACGTGCTAAACGGAACTATGTCGTTAGTTGGCCCAAGACCTCACCCAGTCGAACTCAATCATGACTTTCGCCATAAGATTGATCAATACATGGCGAGACATTCGGTTAAACCGGGAATTACCGGCCTTGCCCAAGTAAATGGTTATAGAGGAGAGACTTCGACCCAGGAGATGATGGAAAATCGAATTAAATGCGATCTCGACTACGTCCAAAACTGGAGTGTCTTGTTAGACATAAAAATACTATTTGCCACTATCAAACATATCTTAGTCACGGACAAAGCCGTTTGA
- a CDS encoding mechanosensitive ion channel family protein: MEKINQFTNHFSGFWHSLPVLGQSLLAVVATIIFFYLARFVVLQRLERIAARTDNDFDDRLIHFLKQFLWLVALFAGLIWVLKINGIQVGPVLAGAGIFGIAIGLAAKETLADILAGIFLIADRPIRIGDRIIIDKIGKHWGGWGDVVEIGLRRTVIRNTDGVLVNYPNAVLAGSTIKNFSMDPQPVRARIRFQTEFSANPALVKEKTIEAIERVEGIINGTTTVVIRSIWDDEQGHLLSGVLYEARYRLEDVKTRTVLRSTVLEALIEVFQENDIAMAALPIRQVSSA; encoded by the coding sequence ATGGAAAAAATAAACCAATTCACTAATCACTTTTCTGGGTTTTGGCACAGTTTGCCGGTTCTGGGCCAATCTCTGCTTGCCGTGGTAGCGACAATTATATTTTTCTACCTAGCCAGGTTCGTAGTGCTGCAGCGACTTGAACGAATCGCTGCAAGAACCGACAATGATTTCGATGACCGCCTAATCCATTTCTTAAAACAGTTTTTATGGCTAGTGGCGCTGTTCGCAGGTTTGATTTGGGTGCTGAAAATTAATGGCATTCAAGTTGGACCCGTGTTGGCCGGTGCGGGTATTTTCGGCATCGCAATTGGCCTGGCGGCCAAAGAGACTTTAGCCGACATTCTGGCCGGTATTTTCTTGATTGCCGATCGGCCTATTCGGATCGGCGACCGTATTATTATCGATAAAATCGGCAAGCATTGGGGCGGTTGGGGCGATGTCGTTGAAATTGGCCTACGCCGTACGGTGATTCGCAACACTGACGGGGTCTTGGTGAACTATCCAAATGCGGTGCTGGCTGGGTCAACCATTAAGAACTTCTCGATGGATCCGCAGCCGGTGAGAGCCCGAATTCGCTTTCAAACCGAATTCTCTGCTAATCCTGCGCTTGTTAAAGAGAAGACCATTGAGGCGATAGAACGCGTGGAAGGTATTATTAATGGCACTACAACCGTGGTTATTCGATCTATCTGGGACGACGAACAAGGGCATTTGCTGTCAGGTGTTTTGTATGAAGCCCGCTACCGTCTAGAAGATGTAAAAACTCGAACTGTATTGCGATCAACTGTTCTTGAGGCTTTGATTGAAGTCTTTCAGGAGAATGATATTGCTATGGCCGCGTTGCCGATTAGGCAGGTATCTTCAGCTTAG
- a CDS encoding glycosyltransferase family 4 protein has product MIENLIRSKYKEIQTFHVRMAFSATIDEIGIFKIKKVWHLAQTIFRIALARIRTGATILYYPPAGPNKLPMYRDITILLCTRWMFKKTVFHYHAGGVSELYPTLSTTLKTLYRAAYFSADAAILLAQENPRDDHVLKAKRSYIIPYGIHDYATDRMFTRTYPRNPQHILFVGVLCESKGVLVLLSALKQLCKAGHQFTASFLGAFESPEFETKCLAIVQNSRLIEQVTFKGVLTGDIKWKAYEDADVLCFPTFYESETFGLVILEAMQFGLPVISTFWRGVPSIVDNSQTGLLIPTQDSTALALTIQQLLEAPGLVKKLGENGRRKFETNYSKEIFTERMERMFKEVIL; this is encoded by the coding sequence ATGATAGAAAATCTAATAAGGAGTAAGTATAAAGAAATACAAACCTTTCATGTTCGGATGGCATTTTCTGCAACAATCGACGAGATAGGCATATTTAAAATCAAGAAAGTCTGGCATTTGGCTCAAACTATTTTTCGTATTGCTTTAGCTAGAATTCGCACTGGAGCAACCATCCTATATTACCCCCCCGCCGGCCCAAATAAACTTCCGATGTATAGAGACATCACAATACTTCTCTGCACTCGTTGGATGTTTAAAAAAACCGTATTTCATTATCATGCAGGTGGCGTTAGTGAGCTATACCCCACGCTTTCAACAACCTTAAAAACCCTTTACAGAGCTGCTTATTTTAGTGCCGATGCTGCAATTTTACTCGCTCAAGAAAATCCCAGAGACGACCATGTATTGAAAGCAAAACGTAGCTATATCATTCCCTATGGTATTCACGACTATGCAACAGACCGAATGTTTACCCGAACCTACCCTCGCAACCCTCAGCACATACTATTTGTTGGGGTCCTATGCGAATCGAAAGGTGTACTAGTCTTATTATCGGCGCTGAAACAATTATGTAAAGCAGGACATCAGTTTACAGCAAGTTTCCTTGGCGCCTTTGAATCCCCTGAGTTCGAAACAAAATGCTTAGCTATAGTACAGAACTCTAGACTAATAGAACAAGTCACATTCAAGGGCGTACTAACGGGTGACATTAAATGGAAAGCATACGAAGATGCCGATGTACTTTGCTTCCCAACTTTTTACGAATCTGAGACATTTGGCCTAGTTATTCTAGAGGCCATGCAATTTGGGCTACCCGTGATTTCAACTTTCTGGCGTGGTGTTCCATCAATTGTTGACAATTCACAGACAGGACTCCTAATTCCAACACAAGACAGCACTGCATTAGCCTTAACGATCCAGCAGCTACTCGAAGCTCCGGGCCTTGTAAAAAAACTTGGCGAAAATGGTCGGAGAAAATTTGAAACCAATTACTCTAAAGAAATTTTCACAGAAAGAATGGAAAGGATGTTCAAGGAGGTAATATTGTGA
- a CDS encoding peroxiredoxin: MAIRINDIAPDFTVDSTAGTLTLHDWIGDSYAILFSHPKDFTPVCTTEFGAVAQLVPEFAKRNTKVMGVSVDNVEEHKKWKRDIEAFSGAPADFPIIDDTSLKVSKLYDMLPADAYLPDGRTPAHSATVRTVFIIGPDKKVRLTMSYPMSVGRNFAEILRALDAVQVTDGAPIATPANWMPGQDVIVALTLNDDQAKEKFGEIDTKLPYLRFAKTPT; the protein is encoded by the coding sequence ATGGCTATTCGGATTAACGATATTGCTCCAGATTTCACGGTGGACTCCACCGCTGGTACGCTGACTTTGCACGACTGGATTGGCGACAGCTACGCCATCCTTTTTTCACATCCTAAAGACTTTACGCCGGTGTGTACCACCGAGTTCGGTGCGGTGGCACAACTTGTTCCTGAGTTTGCTAAACGCAACACTAAGGTGATGGGCGTGTCGGTCGACAACGTTGAAGAGCACAAAAAATGGAAGCGCGACATTGAGGCTTTTTCTGGCGCGCCGGCAGACTTTCCGATCATCGATGATACATCGCTGAAGGTCTCTAAGCTCTACGATATGCTACCGGCTGATGCGTATTTGCCCGACGGTCGGACACCGGCTCATAGTGCGACGGTTAGAACCGTTTTTATTATTGGCCCTGACAAAAAGGTTCGATTAACAATGTCATACCCAATGTCAGTAGGGCGGAACTTTGCCGAAATATTACGTGCGCTAGATGCTGTTCAGGTTACTGATGGTGCCCCTATTGCAACGCCGGCGAATTGGATGCCAGGCCAAGACGTGATTGTTGCGCTTACCCTGAATGATGATCAGGCGAAAGAGAAGTTTGGAGAAATCGATACGAAATTACCGTATTTGCGTTTTGCTAAGACTCCAACCTAA
- a CDS encoding DUF4910 domain-containing protein gives MPKPASEHDFLEQCFDDLFPMFRSITGPGIEQSIEYLTQFMPLVLEKVPSGSKVFDWTTPREWHCQRARLWGPNGALICDTDINNLQVVNYSTPIDRDVSLEELKQHLHHLPDLPTAIPYVTSYYKENWGFCISNDVYESLSNGTYRVLIEAKFIDGGVPFASCVLPGESEKEVLLSSYLCHPSLANNELSGPLALLSLYRRLSSWKKRRYTYRFLVNPETIGSLCFIHRYQDHLNKFLVGGLILTCVGGPAERLRYKASRRGDTIMDELMFALSEGKEGCGISLEYQNFDPTSGSDERQYCAPGFNYPMGQISRTVYGEYDGYHNSLDDKQFMGIDSLLNSVDAIERVLTVFEISGYPVNQSPFGEPQLGKRNLYPSMNSQSTRDKSDDMTIDSRTKLNRILTLLNMGDGLNRMRVVADACHCSVEELRYTVEELEEQGLLKLEVRS, from the coding sequence ATGCCTAAACCTGCAAGTGAACATGATTTTTTAGAGCAGTGCTTCGACGATCTTTTCCCGATGTTTCGCTCAATTACAGGACCCGGGATTGAACAGTCGATCGAGTATTTGACTCAATTTATGCCGCTGGTTTTGGAAAAGGTTCCGTCGGGCTCTAAGGTATTTGATTGGACAACTCCGCGTGAATGGCACTGTCAGAGAGCTCGGCTCTGGGGGCCGAATGGCGCACTGATTTGTGACACAGATATAAATAACCTTCAGGTCGTTAATTACTCAACTCCAATCGACAGAGATGTGTCATTAGAAGAACTGAAACAGCACTTGCATCATTTACCCGACCTGCCGACAGCTATTCCATACGTCACCAGCTACTACAAAGAAAACTGGGGTTTTTGTATTTCTAATGATGTTTATGAATCGCTTTCAAATGGTACTTATCGAGTTCTAATCGAGGCAAAATTTATTGATGGAGGTGTCCCTTTTGCATCTTGTGTTTTGCCTGGGGAAAGCGAAAAGGAAGTTTTACTCAGTAGCTATTTATGTCACCCATCACTGGCGAACAATGAGCTGAGTGGCCCGCTTGCGTTGTTGTCACTATATCGAAGGCTTTCTAGCTGGAAAAAAAGAAGATATACATATCGATTCTTAGTTAACCCAGAGACTATTGGTTCTCTGTGTTTTATTCATCGTTATCAGGACCATCTAAATAAATTTCTAGTTGGTGGCTTGATTCTAACTTGCGTAGGTGGGCCAGCCGAAAGGCTGCGTTACAAAGCCAGTCGTCGTGGCGACACGATTATGGATGAACTGATGTTCGCGCTAAGCGAAGGTAAAGAAGGCTGCGGAATATCGCTTGAGTATCAAAACTTTGATCCAACAAGCGGCAGTGACGAACGACAGTATTGTGCACCAGGATTTAACTATCCTATGGGGCAAATTTCGCGGACGGTGTATGGTGAATATGATGGTTATCATAATTCCTTAGATGATAAACAGTTTATGGGAATAGATTCATTGCTAAACAGTGTTGATGCTATTGAGAGAGTACTTACGGTATTTGAGATTAGTGGCTATCCCGTAAATCAATCACCTTTCGGAGAACCTCAACTGGGTAAGCGAAATTTATATCCGAGCATGAATTCGCAGAGTACCCGTGATAAGTCTGACGATATGACCATTGACTCTCGAACTAAGTTAAATCGTATATTAACTTTATTAAATATGGGCGATGGACTTAACCGCATGCGAGTGGTGGCAGATGCCTGCCATTGCAGTGTTGAAGAGTTGCGATATACTGTCGAGGAACTAGAGGAGCAAGGCCTGTTGAAGTTGGAAGTTAGATCATGA